A part of Capsicum annuum cultivar UCD-10X-F1 chromosome 6, UCD10Xv1.1, whole genome shotgun sequence genomic DNA contains:
- the LOC107853027 gene encoding gibberellin-regulated protein 6 has product MAKIVSILLLALLAISMLATTVLAANGKHHHAKKYGPGSLKPSQCLPQCTRRCSKTQYHKPCMFFCQKCCNKCLCVPPGTYGNKAVCPCYNNWKTKEGGPKCP; this is encoded by the exons ATGGCCAAGATAGTTTCAATTCTCCTTTTGGCCCTCCTTGCCATCTCCATGCTTGCTACCACTGTTCTGGCTGCAAATGGCAAGCACCACCATGCT AAAAAGTATGGACCGGGAAGCTTGAAGCCCTCGC AATGTCTGCCACAATGTACAAGGAGGTGTAGCAAAACACAGTACCACAAGCCATGCATGTTCTTCTGCCAAAAGTGCTGCAACAAGTGCTTGTGTGTTCCACCTGGTACCTATGGAAACAAGGCTGTTTGTCCATGTTACAACAACTGGAAGACCAAGGAAGGAGGACCCAAATGCCCTTGA
- the LOC107867963 gene encoding uncharacterized protein LOC107867963: MEEHLVLCVDHLTASESLHSPPRPKDKESSGGRSDSQTVGSSSGADATVDEGPTAGDEEEPLLQTVECRICQEEDSLKNLEIPCGCSGSLKYAHRKCVQRWCDEKGDITCEICHQLYQPGYTAPPPPPQSDDTSIDVRGWTMGGAQVDLNDPRLLAMAAAERRLLDADYDEYADSNASGAAFCRSAALILMALLLLRHALTVGNGEEDEDDISTFFSLFLLRAAGFLLPCYIIAWAISMLQRRRQRQEAAALAAAEVAFLVQAGQHRGLHATIAPGPAPPAEPSTTPGRATTTPQEAMPPEQVATPHLQPV, translated from the exons ATGGAAGAACATTTGGTTTTATGTGTTGACCATCTCACTGCATCCGAGTCTTTGCACTCTCCGCCACGGCCCAAGGATAAAGAATCCTCTGGAGGCAGATCTGACTCTCAGACAGTTGGTTCGTCGTCAGGTGCTGATGCTACAGTGGACGAAGGTCCAACAGCTGGAGATGAAGAAGAGCCATTACTTCAGACTGTGGAATGCCGGATTTGCCAGGAAGAAGATAGTTTGAAAAATTTGGAGATTCCTTGTGGTTGCAGTGGCAGCTTGAAG TATGCTCATAGGAAGTGTGTTCAGCGATGGTGTGATGAAAAGGGAGATATAACTTGCGAGATTTGCCATCAG CTTTATCAACCTGGCTATACTGCTCCGCCCCCACCTCCTCAATCTGATGATACATCCATTGATGTCAG AGGTTGGACAATGGGTGGCGCTCAGGTCGACTTAAATGATCCTCGACTTCTTGCAATGGCTGCTGCGGAACGCCGTCTTCTAGACGCTGACTATGATGAATATGCAGATTCAAATGCTAGTGGAGCTGCATTTTGTCGTTCTGCCGCTTTAATT CTAATGGCCCTTCTGTTATTAAGGCACGCTCTGACTGTTGGAAATGGTGAGGAAGATGAGGATGATATTTCCACCTTTTTCTCT CTTTTCCTGCTCCGTGCTGCCGGTTTTCTTTTACCGTGTTATATTATAGCTTGGGCTATCAGTATGTTGCAGCGTCGCAGGCAAAGACAG GAGGCAGCAGCATTAGCAGCAGCTGAAGTTGCTTTCCTGGTGCAGGCAGGGCAACATAGGGGTTTGCATGCCACAATTGCACCTGGACCTGCGCCGCCAGCAGAGCCTTCGACAACACCAGGACGAGCAACAACAACTCCTCAGGAGGCAATGCCACCGGAACAGGTGGCAACTCCTCATCTACAACCAGTATAA